Within the Trachemys scripta elegans isolate TJP31775 chromosome 4, CAS_Tse_1.0, whole genome shotgun sequence genome, the region atggtgttcatagtgctcataattgccacggtgatctgagcgggctccatgatcccagtgctatggggtctgggctgaaaaaaggcgcgaaactattgtctgacggagggagggaggggcgagtgacgacatggcttacagatacagggaattaaaatcaacaaaggtggctgtgcatcagggagaaacacaaacaactgtcacacagaatggctccccaaaagattgaactcaaaaccctgggtttagcaggccgttgatttcacggagggagggggaagcaaatgaatacagaacaaatctggtgcatctattttttacatcttaagctggcagcagacagtgcagcatgactgatagccatcggcatcttctgggtgcttggcagaagatgctgtactacgactgctaacCATAATCGTCAAGaaggttcaataggactgccagcaggactgagtctccaggagacaaaacatgtctgcccaggtgcctctgatcgaactcactgaggaatacgacaatgatggataccagtcgtaatacaccatctactgccaaaaggcaaggagctgctgctgtatagcaatgcagccccacatctgccagcacccagacagccgatgaaggctaccagtcatactgcaccgtctactgccaaaaggcaattagctgctgctatGTAgaaatgcagtaccacgtctgccggcacccagatgacatatggtgatggtgagctgagctgagcgggctccatgcttgccgtggtatgttgtctgcacacgtaacccaggtaaaaaggcgtgaatcgattgtctgccgttgctctgacggagggggaggggcctgacgacatgtacccagaccCCCCGCAACACtatttttgcatcatcaggcattgggatctcaacccagaattccaatgggcggcggagactgcgggaactgtgggatagctacccacagtgcaacgctccggaagtcgacgctagcctcggtactgtggacgcggtccgccgacttaatgcacttagagcattttatgtggggacacacacaatcgactgtataaaaccgatgtctataaaccggcttctataaattcaacctaatttcgtagtgtagacattcccttagatcgaccccccccccagtgtagacaaggtcttagttaGTTAGAGGGACCACCTCTGAGAACAAGAGTAGTTTTCACTCCACCCCATTCAAGCCATGTGGACATCTGCCCACCATGAATCAGAATAGGGCCATCAAATGTAGTGGTTCATTTtacataggccactgaacagctgtcagaTGGTAATGGACTTGGAAGCACTACCCACCTGGTTTAAACCTGAACTAGTGGCCTAGAAGTGAAAAGCTTTATAGTCCATTAACTATCCCCTGAGCCaatcatcttttttaaaaactagatcAAGTTATGACCTTCCACAAAGCACATCTAAATTTAAGattatttcagaagcattatATATTGGATGtgtcattttaaaagtaattaccTGCAGAGCCTTGCTGTTTAAGCCAAAGTACATCTTCCCCCAAAGTCCAGCACTCTCAGGAGATTTGGCTAGTCCTATTACAGCGTTGTTGGGGGAGACATTAATACCAGTCTCTGGGGGGGTCAGCTTGTTTTCAAGAGGAAACTGTAAGAGGAAGAAGTAGGAAGCAGCATCCTTGGAACAGAAACCGAGTCTATAGTGATTTGTGCCGACTTCCCCCTTCAAACTCTCTGGCTGGATGTTTGGCACCTGCAAGAGCAGGGTCAGAGATTCTTCGTCTTGGGTGCACTGGAAGGGGGGACAAACCGGAGCGGCCAAGCTGCTGGGGGCCGCAGGAAGGTGTGGGTAGCCGCTGCAGCTAAGGCACTCGGTGGGCACGGCAGGGCGCAGGCTGGTGCTGGGACAGGTGGGAAGCTCTGTGCCGTTACTGGGTGCCAGTAACAcctcgctgctgctggtggtgcacGAGGTAAGATCCATGCTGCCGGGGCACACCGCGCTCACGGGAGGAGTCAGGCTGCTGGGGGCCCGGCCGCTACCGCCTGGCGCACACGCTTGCTCAGTTGGAGGCAGCccgagctcctcctcctcccccccggctgCAGGGCCAGCCTCTTCCCGCTGCTCCCGGCCCGTACCAAGGCCTCCTGAGGAAGGCGGGCCGACTTCGGGCTCCTCTGGGCTCACTCCGCTGGGCTCAGCAGGGGCCGCCAGGCTCGGGCCGGGCGGGGGCAGGACGGGCAGCGTGACCAGCAGCTGCCGCTTGGCCTTGTTGAAGGTGGCCTGGCCGCGGGTCTCATCCACCGCGTAGGGCAGGCGGAGGCGGAGGCGGTAGGCGGGGCGCTGCGAGTCCAGGCGCAGCTCCCGCCCCCGGATCTCCAAGGCGGCCTGGCCGGCGGAGCTCAGCAGCGGCAGCTCGATGGTCACCACCAGCTCCCGGGGCACCGGGCTGGGCGCCGAGTCCCGGCAGCAGCGGTAGTCCTGCAGCTCCACGTACGAGCGGTGCCGCAGGCTCCAGCGGGGCGTGGTGGGGGCCGGGGGCCGAGCCCCTTCCCCCGCCGGGGGGCCGGGCGCCGGCTGGTGCTGGGCGCTGCTCCCGGGGTAGGAGTAGGGGGACGGGAAGCGGGGCAGCGGGGAGTCGGGCTCCTCGGCCCGCGGCGGGGCGCCCCCGGGCAGCGGGGTGCGGATGACGGAGGCCTGCGGGACCCCCTTGTAGGCGGTGCCCCGCAGCGGGACGGCGTTGGCCCGGTCCAGCCGCACCCCGAAGCGGCTCTGCACCGCCTCCAGCGCCGTGTCGCTCACCATGCGCCTGAAGCGGGCGCTGCGGGCGGCCAGGCGCAGCGTCTCCGGGTGGAAGACCACGTCGTAGAGCAGGCGCCGGCGGCCGGCGCGGCCCAGCTCCTCGcggccgggggccaggctgtaGGGCAGGGCCCAGCGGTGGCCGCGGGGCTCGGCGCGGGCCTGGGGCCGGCCCAGCAGCGGGTTGCTGCAGACGTTGAGGTAGCAGCGCTGGGCGCCCCCCTGGCTGGTCCGCAGCACGTAGCCCGGCGCCGGGTGCACGAAGCGCACCTCCACCCCGCGCTCCCGCTCCAGCGCGGTCACCTCCTCCTCGTACCGCCGCCGCTGCTCCGGGTCGGCCAGCTCCGCCGCGTACTCCGCCAGCAGCGCCCGGAACCGCTCGTCGCGGAAGGCGCCCTTCAGCCGCTCCACCTCCTCGGCCGtgagctgcagctcctccaggccggagcgccccgcgGCCGCCATCGCTACCGCCGCTGCCCGCTCACCCCGGCCGGTGTGTGCCGGACCCGCGCTGGTTGGTCTCCGTGGAAACAGCGCCAAACAAAATGGCGGCccctccgctctgcctgctcccgcCTCTAGGGGGCGCCCTGGCGCCAGGCAGgtgcctgggttctagtccaccCTGAGACCGCGGGGCGCCCTGATTTCCCTCGCCCCCCTCAGCAGGCTGGCACAGGCCACCTTCCCCCCGCcaggcagaggtgcagccagggcaTTGGTTAGGGGGGAAGATGCCTCCTAACTTTATCTTGCTGCCCCCTCAGTGCGGCTGCAGGACTCATTCATTGGCTGACCGGTGTGGCCCTCCCCTTCCTATCCAAGAGCAGCTGGGGCCCTGGTTGTATCACTTAAAGACCTCCTGAAtgagttcatagaatatcagggttggaagggacctcaggaggtatctagtccaaccccctgctcaaagcaggacaaatccccaactaaatcatcccagccagggctttgtcaagccgg harbors:
- the DNAAF2 gene encoding protein kintoun — its product is MAAAGRSGLEELQLTAEEVERLKGAFRDERFRALLAEYAAELADPEQRRRYEEEVTALERERGVEVRFVHPAPGYVLRTSQGGAQRCYLNVCSNPLLGRPQARAEPRGHRWALPYSLAPGREELGRAGRRRLLYDVVFHPETLRLAARSARFRRMVSDTALEAVQSRFGVRLDRANAVPLRGTAYKGVPQASVIRTPLPGGAPPRAEEPDSPLPRFPSPYSYPGSSAQHQPAPGPPAGEGARPPAPTTPRWSLRHRSYVELQDYRCCRDSAPSPVPRELVVTIELPLLSSAGQAALEIRGRELRLDSQRPAYRLRLRLPYAVDETRGQATFNKAKRQLLVTLPVLPPPGPSLAAPAEPSGVSPEEPEVGPPSSGGLGTGREQREEAGPAAGGEEEELGLPPTEQACAPGGSGRAPSSLTPPVSAVCPGSMDLTSCTTSSSEVLLAPSNGTELPTCPSTSLRPAVPTECLSCSGYPHLPAAPSSLAAPVCPPFQCTQDEESLTLLLQVPNIQPESLKGEVGTNHYRLGFCSKDAASYFFLLQFPLENKLTPPETGINVSPNNAVIGLAKSPESAGLWGKMYFGLNSKALQERLFVSEENVDEFLDNVLCPSFLTQTTLESQPLIEVLDVTEVKSQIRLKSQEIKHCELGEKEQTVNNSGRDQVEKENRNYFKTNIEANHTADTTVGEHGTETDMTSGSFTTDKTIVVEDCSSGHCLQLEPIDTSLAISGKSQISEPQLELAFTTGKNATSSVCEKQELLHLKEQAKIRRDEEVMSSEPAEENQHNLNCRPVSPIIKEINMQDGSVQMVRDHTTHCALIFQNSLLYELD